The proteins below come from a single Orcinus orca chromosome 6, mOrcOrc1.1, whole genome shotgun sequence genomic window:
- the CCAR2 gene encoding cell cycle and apoptosis regulator protein 2 isoform X2, with the protein MSQFKRQRINPLPGGRNFSGAASTSLLGPPPGLLTPPVATDLSQNARHLQGGEKQRVFTGIVTSLHDYFGVVDEEVFFQLSVVKGRLPQLGEKVLVKAAYNPGQAVPWNAVKVQTLSNQPLLKSPAPPLLHVAALGQKQGILGAQPQLIFQPHRIPPLFPQKPLSLFQTSHTLHLSHLNRFPARGPHGRLDPGRSDDYDSKKRKQRAGGEPWGAKKPRHDLPPYRVHLTPYTVDSSTCDFLELQRRYRTLLVPADFLAVHLSWLSAFPLSQPFSLHHPSRIQASSEKEPAPDAGAEPTSTDSDPAYSSKVLLLSSPGLEELYRCCMLFVDDMTEPRETPEHPLKQIKFLLGQKEEEVVLVGGEWSPSLDGLDPKGDPQVLVRTAIRCAQAQTGIDLSACTKWWRFAEFQYLQLGPPRRLQTVVVYLPDIWTIMPTLEEWEALCQQKAAEAAPPPQEVPVETEPTEQAADASEQAADTSKQNAENPEVTAQQEMDTDLPEAPPPPLEPAVMARPSCVNLSIHSIVEDRRPKERISFEVMVLAELFLEMLQRDFGYRIYKMLLSLPEKVVAAPEPEKEEAAKEEEAVKEESKESKDEVQSEGTAAESDAPPKEDGLLPKPPSSGGEEEEKPRGEVSEDLCEMALDPELLLLRDDGEEEFGAKLEDSEVRSVASNQSEMEFSSLQDMPKELDPSPVLPLDCLLAFVFFDANWCGYLHRRDLERILLTLGLRLSAEQAKQLVSRVVAQNICQYRSLQYSRPEGPDGGLPEEVLFGNLDLLPPPGKSAKPGAAPVEHKGLVSHNGSLINVGNLLQRAEQQDSGRLYLENKIHTLELKLEESHNRFSATEVTNKTLAAEMQELRTRLAEAEETARTAERQKHQLQRLLQEFRRRLTPLQLEVQRMVEKVCLCSALLPTLSAASARCRCHLRRVEGCSSGLCCPGEGLPRGLGKTWGGSSPPLFSYGTTIHGHFIENFLLGKIKSQIMR; encoded by the exons ATGTCCCAGTTTAAGCGCCAGCGGATCAACCCACTACCAGGGGGACGCAACTTCTCAG GCGCAGCTTCAACATCTCTTTTGGGTCCTCCTCCTGGTTTGCTCACTCCTCCTGTGGCCACAGACCTGTCCCAAAATGCCAGGCACCTTCAG GGTGGAGAGAAGCAGCGGGTCTTCACTGGCATTGTTACCAGTTTGCATGACTACTTTGGGGTGGTGGATGAAGAGGTCTTTTTTCAGCTAAG TGTGGTGAAGGGCCGGCTGCCCCAGCTGGGTGAGAAGGTGCTGGTGAAGGCTGCATACAACCCAGGCCAGGCAGTGCCCTGGAATGCTGTCAAGGTGCAAACGCTCTCCAACCAG CCCCTACTGAAGTCCCCAGCACCTCCCCTTCTACATGTGGCAGCCCTGGGCCAGAAGCAAGGGATTCTGGGAGCTCAGCCCCAGCTGATCTTCCAGCCTCACCGGATTCCCCCACTCTTTCCTCAGAAGC CTCTGAGTCTCTTCCAAACATCCCATACGCTTCATCTGAGCCACCTGAACAGATTTCCTGCTCGGGGCCCTCATGGACGATTGGATCCGGGCCGAAG CGATGACTATGACTCCAAGAAACGCAAACAGCGGGCTGGTGGAGAGCCTTGGGGTGCTAAGAAACCAAGGCATGACCTGCCTCCTTACCGAGTCCATCTCACTCCATACACTGTGGACAG CTCCACCTGTGACTTCTTAGAACTCCAGCGCCGCTACCGCACCCTGCTGGTTCCCGCAGATTTCCTGGCTGTGCACCTGAGCTGGCTGTCGGCCTTCCCTCTGAGCCAGCCCTTTTCCCTCCATCATCCAAGCCGCATCCAGGCATCTTCTGAGAAGGAGCCAGCTCCAGACGCTGGTGCTGAGCCCACGTCCACAGACAGTGACCCTGCTTACAGTTCCAAG GTACTGCTGCTCTCTTCCCCGGGGCTGGAGGAATTGTATCGTTGTTGCATGCTCTTCGTGGATGACATGACTGAGCCAAGGGAGACGCCAGAACATCCTCTGAAGCAAATTAAA TTTTTGCTGGGCCAGAAAGAAGAGGAGGTAGTGTTGGTGGGGGGCGAGTGGTCTCCTTCTCTGGATGGCCTCGACCCCAAGGGCGACCCGCAGGTGCTCGTCCGCACTGCCATCCGCTGCGCGCAAGCCCAGACCGGCATCGACTTGAGTGCCTGCACCAAGTG GTGGCGCTTTGCCGAGTTTCAGTACCTGCAGCTGGGACCCCCGAGGCGGCTCCAGACCGTGGTGGTGTACCTGCCGGACATCTGGACCATCATGCCTACTTTGGAAGAGTGGGAGGCCCTGTGCCAGCAGAAAGCTGCAGAGGCAGCTCCCCCGCCCCAGGAGGTGCCAGTG GAAACAGAGCCTACAGAACAGGCAGCTGATGCATCAGAGCAGGCAGCAGACACCTCTAAACAGAATGCAGAGAATCCGGAGGTCACTGCACAGCAGGAAATGGACACCGATCTCCCAGAGGCCCCTCCACCCCCTCTAGAACCTGCTGTCATGGCACGCCCCAGCTGTGTAAACCTGTCCATCCATAGTATCGTGGAGGACCGGAGGCCAAAAGAAAGGATCTCTTTTGAG GTGATGGTGTTGGCTGAGCTGTTTCTGGAGATGCTGCAGAGGGATTTTGGCTATAGGATTTATAAGATGCTGCTGAGCCTTCCTGAAAAGGTCGTGGCCGCACCTGAACCTGAGAAGGAGGAGGCGGCCAAGGAGGAAGAAGCGGTCAAGGAGGAGTCCAAGGAGTCCAAGGATGAGGTACAGAGTGAGGGCACAGCTGCCGAGTCAGATGCCCCGCCG AAGGAAGACGGGCTTTTGCCCAAACCCCCATCTtctgggggagaggaagaagagaaacccCGGGGCGAGGTGTCCGAGGACCTCTGCGAGATGGCCCTGGACCCCGaactgctgctgctgagggacgATGGGGAGGAGGAGTTCG GAGCCAAGCTGGAGGATTCCGAGGTCCGGTCGGTTGCCTCGAATCAGTCAGAGATGGAGTTCTCATCCCTTCAGGACATG CCCAAGGAGCTGGACCCCTCTCCTGTGCTCCCTCTGGACTGTCTTCTTGCTTTTGTCTTCTTTGATGCCAACTGGTGTGGCTACTTGCATCGGCGAGACTTGGAGAGGATCCTGCTTACCCTTGGGCTCCGGCTCAGCGCAGAGCAG GCCAAACAGCTGGTCAGCAGGGTGGTGGCCCAGAACATCTGCCAGTATCGGAGCCTTCAGTACAGCCGCCCGGAGGGCCCGGACGGGGGGCTCCCTGAGGAGGTGCTCTTCG GAAACCTGGACCTGCTACCTCCTCCTGGGAAGAGTGCCAAGCCGGGCGCTGCCCCTGTGGAGCACAAGGGCCTGGTGTCCCACAACGGCAGCCTCATCAACGTGGGGAACCTGCTGCAGCGTGCGGAGCAGCAGGACAGCGGGCGGCTCTACCTGGAGAACAAGATTCACACACTGGAGCTGAAGCTGG AGGAGAGCCATAACCGCTTCTCAGCCACTGAAGTGACGAATAAGACGCTGGCCGCAGAGATGCAGGAGCTGAGAACCCGGCTGGCTGAGGCTGAGGAGACGGCCCGGACGGCGGAGCGACAGAAGCACCAGCTTCAGCGGCTGCTACAGGAGTTCCGAAGGCGCCTGACCCCCCTGCAGCTTGAGGTGCAGCGGATGGTTGAAAAG GTCTGCCTGTGCTCCGCCCTCCTCCCAACCCTCAGCGCAGCCTCTGCTCGATGCAGGTGTCACCTCCGGAGGGTGGAGGGGTGCAGCTCTGGGCTCTGCTGCCCAGGAGAGGGGCTGCCGCGGGGTCTGGGAAAGACTTGGGGtggctcctcccctcctctctttaGTTACGGCACAACAATACACGGACATTTTATTGAAAACTTtttacttggaaaaataaaatcccaaatAATGAGGTGA
- the CCAR2 gene encoding cell cycle and apoptosis regulator protein 2 isoform X1, which yields MSQFKRQRINPLPGGRNFSGAASTSLLGPPPGLLTPPVATDLSQNARHLQGGEKQRVFTGIVTSLHDYFGVVDEEVFFQLSVVKGRLPQLGEKVLVKAAYNPGQAVPWNAVKVQTLSNQPLLKSPAPPLLHVAALGQKQGILGAQPQLIFQPHRIPPLFPQKPLSLFQTSHTLHLSHLNRFPARGPHGRLDPGRSDDYDSKKRKQRAGGEPWGAKKPRHDLPPYRVHLTPYTVDSSTCDFLELQRRYRTLLVPADFLAVHLSWLSAFPLSQPFSLHHPSRIQASSEKEPAPDAGAEPTSTDSDPAYSSKVLLLSSPGLEELYRCCMLFVDDMTEPRETPEHPLKQIKFLLGQKEEEVVLVGGEWSPSLDGLDPKGDPQVLVRTAIRCAQAQTGIDLSACTKWWRFAEFQYLQLGPPRRLQTVVVYLPDIWTIMPTLEEWEALCQQKAAEAAPPPQEVPVETEPTEQAADASEQAADTSKQNAENPEVTAQQEMDTDLPEAPPPPLEPAVMARPSCVNLSIHSIVEDRRPKERISFEVMVLAELFLEMLQRDFGYRIYKMLLSLPEKVVAAPEPEKEEAAKEEEAVKEESKESKDEVQSEGTAAESDAPPKEDGLLPKPPSSGGEEEEKPRGEVSEDLCEMALDPELLLLRDDGEEEFAGAKLEDSEVRSVASNQSEMEFSSLQDMPKELDPSPVLPLDCLLAFVFFDANWCGYLHRRDLERILLTLGLRLSAEQAKQLVSRVVAQNICQYRSLQYSRPEGPDGGLPEEVLFGNLDLLPPPGKSAKPGAAPVEHKGLVSHNGSLINVGNLLQRAEQQDSGRLYLENKIHTLELKLEESHNRFSATEVTNKTLAAEMQELRTRLAEAEETARTAERQKHQLQRLLQEFRRRLTPLQLEVQRMVEKVCLCSALLPTLSAASARCRCHLRRVEGCSSGLCCPGEGLPRGLGKTWGGSSPPLFSYGTTIHGHFIENFLLGKIKSQIMR from the exons ATGTCCCAGTTTAAGCGCCAGCGGATCAACCCACTACCAGGGGGACGCAACTTCTCAG GCGCAGCTTCAACATCTCTTTTGGGTCCTCCTCCTGGTTTGCTCACTCCTCCTGTGGCCACAGACCTGTCCCAAAATGCCAGGCACCTTCAG GGTGGAGAGAAGCAGCGGGTCTTCACTGGCATTGTTACCAGTTTGCATGACTACTTTGGGGTGGTGGATGAAGAGGTCTTTTTTCAGCTAAG TGTGGTGAAGGGCCGGCTGCCCCAGCTGGGTGAGAAGGTGCTGGTGAAGGCTGCATACAACCCAGGCCAGGCAGTGCCCTGGAATGCTGTCAAGGTGCAAACGCTCTCCAACCAG CCCCTACTGAAGTCCCCAGCACCTCCCCTTCTACATGTGGCAGCCCTGGGCCAGAAGCAAGGGATTCTGGGAGCTCAGCCCCAGCTGATCTTCCAGCCTCACCGGATTCCCCCACTCTTTCCTCAGAAGC CTCTGAGTCTCTTCCAAACATCCCATACGCTTCATCTGAGCCACCTGAACAGATTTCCTGCTCGGGGCCCTCATGGACGATTGGATCCGGGCCGAAG CGATGACTATGACTCCAAGAAACGCAAACAGCGGGCTGGTGGAGAGCCTTGGGGTGCTAAGAAACCAAGGCATGACCTGCCTCCTTACCGAGTCCATCTCACTCCATACACTGTGGACAG CTCCACCTGTGACTTCTTAGAACTCCAGCGCCGCTACCGCACCCTGCTGGTTCCCGCAGATTTCCTGGCTGTGCACCTGAGCTGGCTGTCGGCCTTCCCTCTGAGCCAGCCCTTTTCCCTCCATCATCCAAGCCGCATCCAGGCATCTTCTGAGAAGGAGCCAGCTCCAGACGCTGGTGCTGAGCCCACGTCCACAGACAGTGACCCTGCTTACAGTTCCAAG GTACTGCTGCTCTCTTCCCCGGGGCTGGAGGAATTGTATCGTTGTTGCATGCTCTTCGTGGATGACATGACTGAGCCAAGGGAGACGCCAGAACATCCTCTGAAGCAAATTAAA TTTTTGCTGGGCCAGAAAGAAGAGGAGGTAGTGTTGGTGGGGGGCGAGTGGTCTCCTTCTCTGGATGGCCTCGACCCCAAGGGCGACCCGCAGGTGCTCGTCCGCACTGCCATCCGCTGCGCGCAAGCCCAGACCGGCATCGACTTGAGTGCCTGCACCAAGTG GTGGCGCTTTGCCGAGTTTCAGTACCTGCAGCTGGGACCCCCGAGGCGGCTCCAGACCGTGGTGGTGTACCTGCCGGACATCTGGACCATCATGCCTACTTTGGAAGAGTGGGAGGCCCTGTGCCAGCAGAAAGCTGCAGAGGCAGCTCCCCCGCCCCAGGAGGTGCCAGTG GAAACAGAGCCTACAGAACAGGCAGCTGATGCATCAGAGCAGGCAGCAGACACCTCTAAACAGAATGCAGAGAATCCGGAGGTCACTGCACAGCAGGAAATGGACACCGATCTCCCAGAGGCCCCTCCACCCCCTCTAGAACCTGCTGTCATGGCACGCCCCAGCTGTGTAAACCTGTCCATCCATAGTATCGTGGAGGACCGGAGGCCAAAAGAAAGGATCTCTTTTGAG GTGATGGTGTTGGCTGAGCTGTTTCTGGAGATGCTGCAGAGGGATTTTGGCTATAGGATTTATAAGATGCTGCTGAGCCTTCCTGAAAAGGTCGTGGCCGCACCTGAACCTGAGAAGGAGGAGGCGGCCAAGGAGGAAGAAGCGGTCAAGGAGGAGTCCAAGGAGTCCAAGGATGAGGTACAGAGTGAGGGCACAGCTGCCGAGTCAGATGCCCCGCCG AAGGAAGACGGGCTTTTGCCCAAACCCCCATCTtctgggggagaggaagaagagaaacccCGGGGCGAGGTGTCCGAGGACCTCTGCGAGATGGCCCTGGACCCCGaactgctgctgctgagggacgATGGGGAGGAGGAGTTCG CAGGAGCCAAGCTGGAGGATTCCGAGGTCCGGTCGGTTGCCTCGAATCAGTCAGAGATGGAGTTCTCATCCCTTCAGGACATG CCCAAGGAGCTGGACCCCTCTCCTGTGCTCCCTCTGGACTGTCTTCTTGCTTTTGTCTTCTTTGATGCCAACTGGTGTGGCTACTTGCATCGGCGAGACTTGGAGAGGATCCTGCTTACCCTTGGGCTCCGGCTCAGCGCAGAGCAG GCCAAACAGCTGGTCAGCAGGGTGGTGGCCCAGAACATCTGCCAGTATCGGAGCCTTCAGTACAGCCGCCCGGAGGGCCCGGACGGGGGGCTCCCTGAGGAGGTGCTCTTCG GAAACCTGGACCTGCTACCTCCTCCTGGGAAGAGTGCCAAGCCGGGCGCTGCCCCTGTGGAGCACAAGGGCCTGGTGTCCCACAACGGCAGCCTCATCAACGTGGGGAACCTGCTGCAGCGTGCGGAGCAGCAGGACAGCGGGCGGCTCTACCTGGAGAACAAGATTCACACACTGGAGCTGAAGCTGG AGGAGAGCCATAACCGCTTCTCAGCCACTGAAGTGACGAATAAGACGCTGGCCGCAGAGATGCAGGAGCTGAGAACCCGGCTGGCTGAGGCTGAGGAGACGGCCCGGACGGCGGAGCGACAGAAGCACCAGCTTCAGCGGCTGCTACAGGAGTTCCGAAGGCGCCTGACCCCCCTGCAGCTTGAGGTGCAGCGGATGGTTGAAAAG GTCTGCCTGTGCTCCGCCCTCCTCCCAACCCTCAGCGCAGCCTCTGCTCGATGCAGGTGTCACCTCCGGAGGGTGGAGGGGTGCAGCTCTGGGCTCTGCTGCCCAGGAGAGGGGCTGCCGCGGGGTCTGGGAAAGACTTGGGGtggctcctcccctcctctctttaGTTACGGCACAACAATACACGGACATTTTATTGAAAACTTtttacttggaaaaataaaatcccaaatAATGAGGTGA
- the CCAR2 gene encoding cell cycle and apoptosis regulator protein 2 isoform X4, translated as MSQFKRQRINPLPGGRNFSGAASTSLLGPPPGLLTPPVATDLSQNARHLQGGEKQRVFTGIVTSLHDYFGVVDEEVFFQLSVVKGRLPQLGEKVLVKAAYNPGQAVPWNAVKVQTLSNQPLLKSPAPPLLHVAALGQKQGILGAQPQLIFQPHRIPPLFPQKPLSLFQTSHTLHLSHLNRFPARGPHGRLDPGRSDDYDSKKRKQRAGGEPWGAKKPRHDLPPYRVHLTPYTVDSSTCDFLELQRRYRTLLVPADFLAVHLSWLSAFPLSQPFSLHHPSRIQASSEKEPAPDAGAEPTSTDSDPAYSSKVLLLSSPGLEELYRCCMLFVDDMTEPRETPEHPLKQIKFLLGQKEEEVVLVGGEWSPSLDGLDPKGDPQVLVRTAIRCAQAQTGIDLSACTKWWRFAEFQYLQLGPPRRLQTVVVYLPDIWTIMPTLEEWEALCQQKAAEAAPPPQEVPVETEPTEQAADASEQAADTSKQNAENPEVTAQQEMDTDLPEAPPPPLEPAVMARPSCVNLSIHSIVEDRRPKERISFEVMVLAELFLEMLQRDFGYRIYKMLLSLPEKVVAAPEPEKEEAAKEEEAVKEESKESKDEVQSEGTAAESDAPPKEDGLLPKPPSSGGEEEEKPRGEVSEDLCEMALDPELLLLRDDGEEEFAGAKLEDSEVRSVASNQSEMEFSSLQDMPKELDPSPVLPLDCLLAFVFFDANWCGYLHRRDLERILLTLGLRLSAEQAKQLVSRVVAQNICQYRSLQYSRPEGPDGGLPEEVLFGNLDLLPPPGKSAKPGAAPVEHKGLVSHNGSLINVGNLLQRAEQQDSGRLYLENKIHTLELKLEESHNRFSATEVTNKTLAAEMQELRTRLAEAEETARTAERQKHQLQRLLQEFRRRLTPLQLEVQRMVEKADSWVEKEEPAPSN; from the exons ATGTCCCAGTTTAAGCGCCAGCGGATCAACCCACTACCAGGGGGACGCAACTTCTCAG GCGCAGCTTCAACATCTCTTTTGGGTCCTCCTCCTGGTTTGCTCACTCCTCCTGTGGCCACAGACCTGTCCCAAAATGCCAGGCACCTTCAG GGTGGAGAGAAGCAGCGGGTCTTCACTGGCATTGTTACCAGTTTGCATGACTACTTTGGGGTGGTGGATGAAGAGGTCTTTTTTCAGCTAAG TGTGGTGAAGGGCCGGCTGCCCCAGCTGGGTGAGAAGGTGCTGGTGAAGGCTGCATACAACCCAGGCCAGGCAGTGCCCTGGAATGCTGTCAAGGTGCAAACGCTCTCCAACCAG CCCCTACTGAAGTCCCCAGCACCTCCCCTTCTACATGTGGCAGCCCTGGGCCAGAAGCAAGGGATTCTGGGAGCTCAGCCCCAGCTGATCTTCCAGCCTCACCGGATTCCCCCACTCTTTCCTCAGAAGC CTCTGAGTCTCTTCCAAACATCCCATACGCTTCATCTGAGCCACCTGAACAGATTTCCTGCTCGGGGCCCTCATGGACGATTGGATCCGGGCCGAAG CGATGACTATGACTCCAAGAAACGCAAACAGCGGGCTGGTGGAGAGCCTTGGGGTGCTAAGAAACCAAGGCATGACCTGCCTCCTTACCGAGTCCATCTCACTCCATACACTGTGGACAG CTCCACCTGTGACTTCTTAGAACTCCAGCGCCGCTACCGCACCCTGCTGGTTCCCGCAGATTTCCTGGCTGTGCACCTGAGCTGGCTGTCGGCCTTCCCTCTGAGCCAGCCCTTTTCCCTCCATCATCCAAGCCGCATCCAGGCATCTTCTGAGAAGGAGCCAGCTCCAGACGCTGGTGCTGAGCCCACGTCCACAGACAGTGACCCTGCTTACAGTTCCAAG GTACTGCTGCTCTCTTCCCCGGGGCTGGAGGAATTGTATCGTTGTTGCATGCTCTTCGTGGATGACATGACTGAGCCAAGGGAGACGCCAGAACATCCTCTGAAGCAAATTAAA TTTTTGCTGGGCCAGAAAGAAGAGGAGGTAGTGTTGGTGGGGGGCGAGTGGTCTCCTTCTCTGGATGGCCTCGACCCCAAGGGCGACCCGCAGGTGCTCGTCCGCACTGCCATCCGCTGCGCGCAAGCCCAGACCGGCATCGACTTGAGTGCCTGCACCAAGTG GTGGCGCTTTGCCGAGTTTCAGTACCTGCAGCTGGGACCCCCGAGGCGGCTCCAGACCGTGGTGGTGTACCTGCCGGACATCTGGACCATCATGCCTACTTTGGAAGAGTGGGAGGCCCTGTGCCAGCAGAAAGCTGCAGAGGCAGCTCCCCCGCCCCAGGAGGTGCCAGTG GAAACAGAGCCTACAGAACAGGCAGCTGATGCATCAGAGCAGGCAGCAGACACCTCTAAACAGAATGCAGAGAATCCGGAGGTCACTGCACAGCAGGAAATGGACACCGATCTCCCAGAGGCCCCTCCACCCCCTCTAGAACCTGCTGTCATGGCACGCCCCAGCTGTGTAAACCTGTCCATCCATAGTATCGTGGAGGACCGGAGGCCAAAAGAAAGGATCTCTTTTGAG GTGATGGTGTTGGCTGAGCTGTTTCTGGAGATGCTGCAGAGGGATTTTGGCTATAGGATTTATAAGATGCTGCTGAGCCTTCCTGAAAAGGTCGTGGCCGCACCTGAACCTGAGAAGGAGGAGGCGGCCAAGGAGGAAGAAGCGGTCAAGGAGGAGTCCAAGGAGTCCAAGGATGAGGTACAGAGTGAGGGCACAGCTGCCGAGTCAGATGCCCCGCCG AAGGAAGACGGGCTTTTGCCCAAACCCCCATCTtctgggggagaggaagaagagaaacccCGGGGCGAGGTGTCCGAGGACCTCTGCGAGATGGCCCTGGACCCCGaactgctgctgctgagggacgATGGGGAGGAGGAGTTCG CAGGAGCCAAGCTGGAGGATTCCGAGGTCCGGTCGGTTGCCTCGAATCAGTCAGAGATGGAGTTCTCATCCCTTCAGGACATG CCCAAGGAGCTGGACCCCTCTCCTGTGCTCCCTCTGGACTGTCTTCTTGCTTTTGTCTTCTTTGATGCCAACTGGTGTGGCTACTTGCATCGGCGAGACTTGGAGAGGATCCTGCTTACCCTTGGGCTCCGGCTCAGCGCAGAGCAG GCCAAACAGCTGGTCAGCAGGGTGGTGGCCCAGAACATCTGCCAGTATCGGAGCCTTCAGTACAGCCGCCCGGAGGGCCCGGACGGGGGGCTCCCTGAGGAGGTGCTCTTCG GAAACCTGGACCTGCTACCTCCTCCTGGGAAGAGTGCCAAGCCGGGCGCTGCCCCTGTGGAGCACAAGGGCCTGGTGTCCCACAACGGCAGCCTCATCAACGTGGGGAACCTGCTGCAGCGTGCGGAGCAGCAGGACAGCGGGCGGCTCTACCTGGAGAACAAGATTCACACACTGGAGCTGAAGCTGG AGGAGAGCCATAACCGCTTCTCAGCCACTGAAGTGACGAATAAGACGCTGGCCGCAGAGATGCAGGAGCTGAGAACCCGGCTGGCTGAGGCTGAGGAGACGGCCCGGACGGCGGAGCGACAGAAGCACCAGCTTCAGCGGCTGCTACAGGAGTTCCGAAGGCGCCTGACCCCCCTGCAGCTTGAGGTGCAGCGGATGGTTGAAAAG GCAGACAGCTGGGTAGAGAAGGAGGAGCCAGCACCTAGCAACTGA